The DNA window GTGACATTACTAATGGTCCTCTCAGATGACATAATCAGTGGGCACCGCAAATGATGTCTCCAAGGGGCGCTTCTCTGAAGATTGCCCTTGACGAAATCATCAACAGGTGCTactcatgacgtcatcaatgGAACTTTCTGATGGTATCAATGGTTGTTTCAGATAATATCATTTATGGAGGCCTCTCATCCCATAGGATGGAGCCCTGAAATGGAGAGAGAGGACCTTCTTCAGCCAGTGAGGCAGAGCTGTAGAAGGCTCCCCCTCAGGCAATGACTTCAAGcccaaggagggggggggggggataataagtaaaaaagtaaattgaaatttcttgaaaactcatGATTTGTAAACTAGGAAAATAGtctttatttttggttttataaATTCTCATATTATACTTATTAGATTCCCCTTTACTTTGAATATGTTTAATGAATAATTAATCTGTTCTTCTGAGgagtattcaatttttttttcttttgttttttacagATTTACCAAGACCCATTTTACCCACGGAGaaaacaattttggaaaaattagtgGAGTTGATCGTGGGTGACGGGCCCAGTCAAAGATTTGCATTAATCTGTAGTGCGTGCAATTCACATAACGGCATGGCTCTGAAGGAAGAGTTTGAATATTTAGGTAAGTTTCCTTTCTTggagtttttttacttcttcttcctcttcttttaagTAATATCCATTCAACTCttgacttttttgaaaattgctggaGTTCAGAATCTTTGTAATGAGCGAATATTATACTTGTAAGCTTTTTCTCTGTAGGGAGAGAATCAAACTGGTTTAAAGTTCTAAGTTCAGATCCACTTTCAATTTTCCTTGCGAATTTTTTCCTAATCATAATCATAAATTATGAGGTGTTAAATACTATCAGTCATGAATCAAATCTGTTTAGTTTAGATGTTTGGCCAATGTATTAGTTTGTTATTCAGTGAAAATGGGTTGACTGAGGAATTAACTCATGGCAAATCTACTCAAATCTACTCAATCCAACCATTTTTAAAGTTGTTAGTGAGGAGGAAAAGAATAATAACGTCACCGAATAACCGAATTtgtatttcatttgttcatccctCCAAAACCTCCGCAACTAAAGCTTGGACTTTCGGAAACTATTTATTCACTATCTTATTAGCTGTATTATCAGCCATATTATTATGATATTATTATCTCAGATTGGTCTTGTTTAAATACAATTTAAGAAGATCCCTTTGGCCTTATTCAAAATGCATGTTGGTATCTGCtttcttagtgtttaattttttcattttatctgcTTTCATCtgcctgcaaaaaaaaaaaataaaataaaaaaaatacaaaaataataatgtatGGAACTTTTAGGACATATCTAGTGTGATAGCGTCAAATCGTTTTGGCAGCATTCCACTCTGGCTTTAATGTGTATCTCCCCTTCTGGAATTGTAGGCTAATGATTTTAGGCGCGCAGAATTTTCCGAAGTGTTGAACTTTTTGCAAAAGAGAGGATTTTTGTTCAAAGCAAAGGTTgagccctccctccccccccccttaaatttttggtttctcTTTAATATTCCGAGTTAAGCGGATTATCCTAACTATGTTGAGAtgacaaaacaaaacaatacTTGATATTTTTAGCACTTTGATGTCTTGTTCTActaacgtaaaattttgataattcgCCCTTCGGATTAATCCTAAAAGAAGCTCCACCACAAAATATCTTGAGCCAGTCAGACTCTGGTTTATAAAAAAGATGGAACTAAgagttttgtatttttaaacaATGGCAATTATATTGTCAAATACTCTGATGTTGTAGCTTACAAATGTGCTTACTGTGGGTACTTCAATCCAGCACGGAAGCAGAGGCTTGTAGCTCCAAAGCTTCTTGATAGTGTAAGCAATTGGGCTGATGATTCAACTCTCAATGcatcaattcctggtaactacccagctcaaatttttattttccctttcaTATTTCAATTCTATTGATCTTTTAGCTGAAAATGTAGCCTCCGTGAGTTGAGTCTACTCTATTTTTAAGGCAATAcaaggaaaatattaaattctaaaattagaGTGGccttctttttccctctctcctgGGAAATCGGAGAAATCGTGGAAACGAGTCAAATTTATTGACAAATCCAACACTCCAAAGAATGTCCTAAATCATCCATCATTAAAACTTTCAGCCATTGGAAAAGTTATCCTCTTGGAACTTTATATTCATGAGTCCAACACAATAAAACTAATGCTATGCAAAAATGAGATATGCCATTGGTTGGTTTTATAACTCGATCTCTCTATCTTGCCTTTATTGAGATGGATAATCAAAGAATAGTCAATTGTGAATGGGAGTGCCTCATCAATTATTCCCTTTGCTTGAGGAGTAACATAAAATTGAGCGGTGTAACCGACAAATcacataactttttttcagcttggtctcatttttttttcctatcgaCAAATCTAAAATTTCAGCCATGAGTGTGCAGTCTGGTTTAAGAAAAGAAATGCATTGGTAGGATTTTGAAGTTCTGGTAATAATTTGGCAAAATAGTTTATttataataaaaagaaaatcacCATAAGTACAGCTGTTTACAAAATGCTTCACCATGAACATTATTAGTTAAATATGGATAGTTTTCATTAAGACTAACAGCGTTTACTTATTTAACGTAAGGATTTCGTAGAACTAATGATGTGAAGTGAaagttattgaaaaaagtaattGTGGTAAAATTAAGGTGCTTTGTCCCTATGTGTGTTGAAAAATGAGTGGTTGCTCCTCTGATCCCCACATTTCTAGGGAAGTTTAAAACTTGTagtctcttttttaaatgacTCCTTTTTCCTTCTAATATTTTTTGCTTCACAGGGTCAAGAGGTGTTCCATCAACAGCTTTGAGAGCGAATAATCTCTTAGAAGACCAGGGTGGTGAGGATATAATAAGTGATAAATCATCTACAAACTTGAATCGGGTGATGGACGGTGAGTCAAATGGGGAAGCAGTGGGTGAAGTTGGTCATGTAGTAGATAATACATTTGGTGAACATGTTACAAACCCAGTAGACAATGAAATCAGTAGAAAGGTGATCAATGACGATAGCAATAAATTAAATGGTGAAGTCGATAGTGAAATCATATGTCAGAAGAATTCTGCACTCATGGATGATATGAAAATGGAAGTGGATGAAAGCCTAACAGAAAAAGGTAACTTGACATCATATATTTatagaaaacattaaaataggTTTCTTTCACTATTTGTCTCAAAATCTGATCGTTTCCTAATGTAAACCGTCGCTTTAATGCATCTCTTGGGTTGTTTTCTAAACTCTTCTTTGCAGAAGTGCATTGTCTTGAGGATATAATGGTTTGAAGTTCGCAAAATGCCATAACATTCCGCTGAAACACTATTCCCTTTTGTCTACAACAGTATGCCTACAAGTGAAAGGAAGGGCAAACCTTTAGTCCAGGAGCCTGATAAGTCTACCTGGAACTTCGGGTACACAGATATTTTCGTAGCCTACTTTTTGTtctttgggtcgctgaatccgaatctgaagtttccttaCATGTATCTAGTGTGCatttgccgccattttgaaaaaatttcctaaGAAGGCCTttcttgcagtttttttaaaagagcgGCTACTCATGAGAAAAAATCCTGGATTTAGTTGACATTTTGAAcagccaggcccgccacaaggggggggggggacgtacCAGGGCCCGTGCCGCTGGTGACAAACCACTAGGAATTCACATATAACTCTCGTCTtgcaaggaaaaggaaaaaatttcccctaaaaatttcgcaaatagTTAATAAATTTTCCAAAACACGCCGGAGCACTTTGGAATTCTTCTACTTTAacgatttctatctattttcaagattttttagtataaaatgatatttttagtaactgcgttacATTTTCTGCAGTCGCCGGAtactaagagtctccagtctgggcatcctaaACTTTAATGGCTCAACTCCTATGGTATAGACGAAGGAAAGAAGAATCCAGGGGACCTGGCCCCTCCCAGAATTGAAAATAgaatctgcccccccccccccaccccaaaaaaaattccagatgttttgaatgcaacaattcgaaaatattttttgctgaaagtgaaaaaaaaaggcgtaattactctgcagaaattgatggaaaatcttcatcatggaagcttcaaaatgcgtccaaatagatttaaaatttcaacaattttccggaggaggcccctcggacccccctctgtgctAAGGGCCCGGGCctgaaaactggtaccagggcccaaGATGGCATGTGGCGGGCCTGTGAATAGCTGACgtaaattggaagaaaatggtacataaatatgctaggtttgctgtaaaatttaagaagatacgcatcgtgaacatcgcgcccattcacgctttcgcggcgcacccgtcaacaaCGCGCGGTCCGCCAAGCTTTgaagcgttctaaagttccgagctccaaggttcctcaattttttagcaaacctagcatatttatttaccattttcttccaaatgggcctgttgcaaggtgcggggatttgcaaattgatgcctTATTCCTATGGCGAATtccacgaaaagaacgatggcgcaactaaaaaaacttgaaatggcctctcaaactcaaaaaaagctgtttttggaaccgacccattcgAAACGGTCACTtgaactgaaaagaaaaaaaaccttttcttTTAATAACATAGATTAATCCATTCAACATTCTAGAAAACCAATAGAATGAAGATATGAATCACCATGTAAAGGTAATTTATAAATAAACATGCATTCTCTTGCACACTGATTTCTTGTCAAGTATGGTCTGAGTATACCTATACATAGAACCTGGAAGTTTCCACTGAATTGGCTGAGAGCTCAATACTTTGTTTCTTTCAATTATGAGTGGCCAAAAACCcaataattttgaaagtaatCTCTGTATAGTCTCATTGCACTTGTAATTTCTACTGAAggaaagaaacatttaaaaatcaaatgctAGAAGGCCTTAAGAGACATCTTTTGATAAATTGAAATACGTGCTGGTTATTTTCAGGAGATATGATCCTCCGGTCTAGCAATGAAATAGCAGAACTCCAGACTCCATCGAATCTCAATTTTAAACttgtttctcttgaaatcaCCAAGATGATATGTACTTACCGCCAGTCATGGATCGGAGGGTCTATGACCAAAGAGTTCTAGGTAAATGTATCCAACTGCtgtaaaatttgtgatttttttttgttgctagATCTGGGCGAGTACGTCTCGGACGAAGAGTCATCATCAGAAACTGAAAGTCCTCTGAAAACTGCAGAAACAGCCAAAGTACACTGATGTAGTGACAATAACCAGATTCTGTAGTCCAGTAATTCTGCGCTCCAATTTCTATTTTCTGAACTTCTCACTCTTATAACAATAATTCTCACAATTCAACTgtatcattcatttcttttaatcaattttttttcatgaatcaaTCCAGATatattcttaatatttttttaaaaaaatataattcttGAGGTGCACTGCTTGTTTTGCACCTGACCTTATGGCTTTCTTTCGATCTAAAACTGACAGTCGTAGATTACTACAGCATAAGGGAAAACTTCGCTCATCTCTGTTCAATTATtgtaatatatatatatataaacttattttaaacttccttttgTTGTTCATTGTAAAGTAGACCTgtctttatttatattttttatatcaAGTATGCTCTTGAATAAACTGAGTTTTTTGCTTTTCCatatactgctctctttttcacCATTGTTTACTTCACTGCAGAGGCAAGTCAAAGATATCAGCATGGAATTTAACATAGTATGACCTTGTTAAACAACTATTTCCAAATAAAATAATCCAAcgacttttaaaaatgaaggtaGCATCCTAGTATGAGAAACCTCATTTGGACTTATGCCACATGTCGACACTATTAATGATATCAGGATGCAGCAGCCGTTGAAAAACGTTCCATCTCATACGTCATTTAGCAATTATGTACTTCAACTCATGGAGCTAGCTTCCCAGAACTTATTCGTAGCTCTTATATGCTacttattttggaagaaattccACAGGATGTATCTTATATCAAGGCATTTCCGGGACCATGAAACAGACATATTCTCAACGAATTTAGTTAGGACTACTTATTGTAAAAAGTCACAAGCCCTTTGACTGCTTGGAATTGGAAtttgaatttataaattttgaaagtcactTGACAGTCAGAAGATGGATCGTGAGGATAGCACAGAAGCTTTGAATTATCTCTTGACAGAATCAGAGTTAAAGGAGATGATTAGtagagaaaaaacaattaaaaaagaaaaaatatacatatttatTTACGAGAATAATCAACACGAGTGaaatttttgttgcaaatttaATAATCTTTACCTACTTTCTTCTGAATTTCGGTACCAGACAATAAAGTTTGCTCGAAGGACGTAACAAGAACAATGAAGATCACTAGTACGCTTaataattcttaaaaactaATATTCACAGTTTTGCTGTTCTTAGAGGTTTCTGTTTTTGATTTATCACTTGAAATATAACTGATTAATAAGGAGGAGACGAACTACTTGATTTTATTGTGACCTCCCAGAAAAATAGTACCAACATAATATCCAATCGCAACTTCAATTCCTCATTAAAGAAACAGCTCACTTGGTTAAAGATTTAAAATATACAGCTCTGTCTTGCTTTTTAAAACAACACAATCATATAAAATCTATTTGCCTGTTTTCGTGATTAATATCAAGATTTAAAAACGCATCCAAAAGTACTATAGTGTAGGCAATAGTTACTTCCTCAGCAAGAAGGAGATGTAATAATTTctaaaaactgaaattgaagAGGAAATCAATTTGATAAATACAACATTTGGTTTGActgatcaataattttggagT is part of the Bemisia tabaci chromosome 1, PGI_BMITA_v3 genome and encodes:
- the Lnpk gene encoding endoplasmic reticulum junction formation protein lunapark-B isoform X1, coding for MGIILSKFRKKKSSEEVLESIEETISSIEESQKESQLQQKKIRQFSYISVTFLVIAAFSYVYFFSKTLRRPQTVLIIIPVLVLGEVSRRFITWYYQRKIKQTQKKLIDLRAQKKRILDEVMNNETFNKAKEILEKYAPDQLPKGSGMVVPLLGHRATPVSGAKTPAVNNPAKKSLFSPDKSVVPSPTVISRRSLVNSQPSHNLPRPILPTEKTILEKLVELIVGDGPSQRFALICSACNSHNGMALKEEFEYLAYKCAYCGYFNPARKQRLVAPKLLDSVSNWADDSTLNASIPGSRGVPSTALRANNLLEDQGGEDIISDKSSTNLNRVMDGESNGEAVGEVGHVVDNTFGEHVTNPVDNEISRKVINDDSNKLNGEVDSEIICQKNSALMDDMKMEVDESLTEKDLGEYVSDEESSSETESPLKTAETAKVH
- the Lnpk gene encoding endoplasmic reticulum junction formation protein lunapark-B isoform X2, whose product is MQTAKCEIELMKSRAQLFFETISSIEESQKESQLQQKKIRQFSYISVTFLVIAAFSYVYFFSKTLRRPQTVLIIIPVLVLGEVSRRFITWYYQRKIKQTQKKLIDLRAQKKRILDEVMNNETFNKAKEILEKYAPDQLPKGSGMVVPLLGHRATPVSGAKTPAVNNPAKKSLFSPDKSVVPSPTVISRRSLVNSQPSHNLPRPILPTEKTILEKLVELIVGDGPSQRFALICSACNSHNGMALKEEFEYLAYKCAYCGYFNPARKQRLVAPKLLDSVSNWADDSTLNASIPGSRGVPSTALRANNLLEDQGGEDIISDKSSTNLNRVMDGESNGEAVGEVGHVVDNTFGEHVTNPVDNEISRKVINDDSNKLNGEVDSEIICQKNSALMDDMKMEVDESLTEKDLGEYVSDEESSSETESPLKTAETAKVH